One Glycine max cultivar Williams 82 chromosome 3, Glycine_max_v4.0, whole genome shotgun sequence DNA window includes the following coding sequences:
- the LOC102660901 gene encoding uncharacterized protein, whose product MDMMKNSPCDVSSSSYMLIEASGDSEADWNPFAMGEHAYEIGRADDDAQSCIYDDSETCNAADELNGYDESWNNDDDDAEDEKKDDVIHHGTSYCDDDEMQQHQKSCVSDDSGQEFVDEMEKNRLFWEACLAS is encoded by the coding sequence ATGGACATGATGAAGAATAGCCCTTGTGatgtctcttcttcttcttacatGCTTATTGAGGCCAGTGGTGACTCTGAAGCTGATTGGAACCCCTTTGCTATGGGTGAACATGCTTATGAAATTGGCAGAGCAGATGATGATGCTCAATCTTGCATCTATGATGATTCTGAGACTTGTAATGCTGCTGATGAACTCAATGGATATGATGAGTCCTggaataatgatgatgatgatgctgaAGACGAGAAGAAAGATGATGTTATTCATCATGGAACTTCATATTGTGATGATGATGAGATGCAGCAACACCAGAAGTCATGTGTGTCTGATGATTCTGGCCAAGAATTTGTGGATGAGATGGAAAAGAACAGGCTTTTCTGGGAAGCTTGCTTGGCATCTTGA
- the LOC100813239 gene encoding RNA-binding protein BRN1, with amino-acid sequence MAEGKEESKSSEESVKLFVGQVPKHMTEPELLAMFKEFALVDEVNIIKDKATRASRGCCFVICPSREEADKAVNACHNKRTLPGASSPLQVKYADGELERLEHKLFIGMLPKNVSEVEISALFSKYGTIKDLQILRGSQQTSKGCAFLKYETKEQALTALEAINGKHKMEGSSVPLVVKWADTEKERQARRAQKAQSQASNVPHTDSQHPSLFGALPMSYVPPYNGYGYQAPVGYGLMPYRMPPMQSQHGYHNMMPHMNQGNALRPDLGPNMNPRNYHVPPASYVGSYPAVPGLQHPMAYPTGMISPRPMNTSPGSVSPASGNNNHAASSGASKNSGGQAEGPPGANLFIYHIPQEFGDQELATAFQPFGRVLSAKVFVDKATGVSKCFGFVSYDTPEAAQSAISMMNGCQLGGKKLKVQLKRDNKQGKPY; translated from the exons ATGGCGGAAGGGAAGGAAGAGAGTAAATCTAGCGAGGAAAGTGTGAAGCTGTTCGTAGGGCAAGTGCCGAAGCACATGACCGAACCCGAACTGCTTGCAATGTTCAAGGAGTTCGCGCTCGTCGACGAAGTCAACATAATCAAAGACAAAGCGACTCGTGCTTCCCGAG GTTGTTGCTTCGTAATTTGTCCGTCAAGGGAGGAGGCGGATAAGGCCGTCAATGCGTGTCACAATAAAAGGACGTTACCCGGG GCATCTAGTCCATTACAAGTGAAGTATGCAGATGGGGAGTTGGAAAGATTAg AACACAAACTCTTCATTGGCATGCTTCCAAAGAATGTTTCTGAAGTTGAAATATCTGCTCTTTTCTCCAAGTATGGAACTATAAAGgatttacaaattttaagagGCTCTCAGCAAACGAGTAAAG GTTGTGCATTTTTGAAGTATGAAACCAAAGAACAGGCTCTTACTGCTTTGGAGGCAATCAATGGAAAGCATAAAATGGAG GGTTCAAGTGTTCCCTTAGTTGTCAAATGGGCTGATACTGAAAAGGAAAGACAAGCTCGAAGAGCTCAGAAAGCACAGTCCCAAGCTTCTAATGTACCACATACTGATTCTCAGCACCCATCATTGTTTGGAGCCTTGCCTATGAGTTATGTTCCTCCGTATAATGGATATGGTTATCAG GCTCCTGTAGGTTATGGGCTGATGCCGTACCGCATGCCACCGATGCAGAGTCAACACGGTTACCATAATATGATGCCTCACATGAATCAAGGAAATGCATTACGGCCTGATCTTGGCCCCAATATGAACCCTAGAAACTATCATGTGCCTCCTGCAAGTTATGTTGGCTCTTATCCTGCTGTGCCAGGTCTACAACATCCTATGGCATATCCTACAGGAATGATTAGTCCAAGGCCCATGAATACTTCTCCTGGTTCAGTTTCACCTGCCAGTGGAAATAACAACCATGCTGCATCTTCAGGTGCCAGCAAAAATTCTGGGGGTCAGGCTGAAG GACCACCTGGTgccaacttatttatttatcacaTACCTCAAGAATTTGGAGATCAAGAGCTTGCTACTGCTTTTCAACCATTTGGTAGAGTTTTGAGTGCTAAAGTTTTTGTTGATAAAGCAACCGGTGTTAGCAAATGTTTTG GGTTTGTAAGTTATGATACCCCAGAGGCTGCTCAATCTGCCATCAGTATGATGAATGGATGCCAATTAGGAGGTAAGAAATTAAAGGTCCAGCTTAAGAGGGATAACAAACAGGGTAAACCTTACTGA
- the LOC102667761 gene encoding uncharacterized protein, whose product MAEASSPHSQTSSPPGGYKIKDANEDDQFRETELFEDTLVLNSPFTEMEVENLNLNTEIVEDLTTGTMCEYEQVVLDSEDEEMNDRGVGKGLLNRQPKSPWEQVDANGTTFEKSTAGYKGALVDGDSFDDNNHSYPPAMLSHIHSPEPGDSTEAALGFVDQYLSSNDMDLFQGIHRGKTTREKSPYDVLSARGALNLAKKIKARTQNEEKEPFKWVESCQHDNKAGMFGKKIEASSNFGRYKQTYTRKRQKEGGHLQGQGNCNTSNRCDERLRQGSRMATKNNNSPKELDVQPIAINENVNVYSSVTHIEDMHDIGLDTQIAAEAMNALAFVPPSGCQFNDTHQPENALDGSLSDLTENEARLKNSSYIQNPDLHSITIKSNKKNASSSRFSKITFNSACKQEPNLVSWKMKKMRSKSSSEGQFENNTSFTMCSKHVSLEEVCSLGEHTSFQPAAEESEDWNNESRQTRIKDQQSHLTEGNNNVKEKGIKHKRKGNDLEAEPVKFGVWTRRLKFPTNSCTVARKSRLNHLAQVSPQLSATSSFSRTDSWVYPKRSRGKRKGANVGTSLDAPTAVCIDGKENKVFSTRSLQDQDDVDKSCFPHTRPLCNASCADDGRCLLQGNFVPPGSAGDAMKVENLPDMHPLLLAHVGISSNKSIAQSRSEMPATVTASKGIKVSNANHTYTEHQQKLCEKTLPKTSVLKELIRLGAPKFTSDKMWKDLRHRRDMTDVRVLFSQHLDDSIMKQQKKILARLNISVASCSMEATHFIADKFTRTRNMLETMALGKLVVNHLWLESCGQANCFIDEKNYILRDMKKEKEIGFNMPVSLARARQKPLLKGKRVYITPHIKPDKEVVASLVTAVHAQVVDESEVCADMNDNVFDDLLILSCEDDYAICHRFLKRGTAVYSSELVLNGIVIQKLELERHQLFMNQVTRNNPSVSNRFGKIYRRRRGLFSGP is encoded by the exons ATGGCTGAGGCTTCTTCGCCTCACTCTCAAACATCGTCACCCCCTGGTG GTTATAAAATTAAAGACGCAAATGAAGACGATCAATTTAGGGAAACTGAGCTCTTTGAGGACACCTTAGTGCTCAATAGTCCTTTCACTGAAATGGAGGTGGAGAATCTCAATCTGAACACTGAGATTGTGGAGGACTTGACAACTGGTACGATGTGCGAGTATGAACAAGTAGTGCTCGACAGTGAGGACGAAGAAATGAATGATAGGGGTGTTGGCAAGGGACTTCTTAATAGACAGCCCAAGTCACCTTGGGAGCAAGTAGATGCAAATGGCACCACTTTTGAGAAGTCTACTGCTG GGTACAAAGGAGCTTTAGTTGATGGTGACAGCTTTGATGACAACAACCATTCATATCCACCTGCAATGCTAAGTCACATTCACTCACCAGAGCCTGGGGATTCCACTGAAGCTGCACTTGGCTTTGTGGATCAGTACTTGTCATCAAATGATATGGACTTGTTTCAAGGAATTCATCGTGGAAAGACCACTAGGGAGAAATCACCTTATGATGTCCTGAGTGCAAGAGGAGCACTAAATCTGGCTAAGAAAATTAAAGCTCGaactcaaaatgaagaaaaagaaccTTTCAAATGGGTTGAAAGTTGCCAACATGACAACAAAGCTGGtatgtttggtaaaaaaattgaagcatCTTCAAATTTTGGAAGATACAAACAGACATATACGAGAAAAAGGCAGAAAGAAGGTGGCCATCTTCAGGGACAAGGAAACTGTAATACAAGTAATAGATGTGATGAGAGGTTACGCCAAGGATCAAGAATggcaactaaaaataataactctCCAAAGGAATTGGATGTTCAACCAATTGCTATAAATGAGAATGTTAATGTTTATTCCAGTGTAACACATATAGAAGACATGCATGATATTGGTTTAGACACTCAAATAGCTGCTGAAGCTATGAATGCCTTAGCCTTTGTGCCCCCTTCTGGCTGCCAGTTTAATGATACTCATCAACCAGAGAATGCATTAGATGGCTCTTTGAGCGACTTGACAGAAAATGAAGCTCGTCTGAAGAATTCTTCATATATTCAGAATCCTGATTTACATTCTATcacaataaaatcaaataagaaaaatgcatcttcttctagatttagtaaaataacttttaactcagctTGCAAGCAGGAGCCAAATCTTGTATcatggaaaatgaaaaaaatgagaagcaAGTCATCTTCTGAGGGACAGTTTGAAAATAATACTAGTTTTACAATGTGCAGTAAACATGTATCGCTTGAAGAGGTTTGCTCACTGGGAGAGCATACAAGTTTCCAACCTGCTGCCGAAGAATCCGAAGATTGGAACAATGAGAGCAGACAGACAAgaatcaaagatcaacaaaGCCATCTTACAGAGGGGAACAATAATGTCAAGGAGAAGGGTATTAAACACAAGAGGAAGGGGAATGATTTAGAGGCTGAACCAGTGAAGTTTGGTGTTTGGACAAGGCGTCTTAAATTCCCTACCAATTCATGTACAGTTGCTAGGAAAAGCAGGTTGAATCATCTGGCTCAAGTTAGTCCACAGTTATCTGCAACCAGCAGTTTTTCAAGGACTGATTCTTGGGTGTATCCAAAAAGATCGAGAGGGAAAAGAAAGGGGGCTAATGTGGGAACCAGTCTTGATGCACCAACAGCTGTGTGTATTgatggaaaagaaaacaaagttttCTCCACTAGAAGTCTACAGGATCAAGATGATGTGGATAAATCATGTTTTCCTCACACCCGTCCACTCTGCAATGCTTCATGTGCAGATGATGGCAGATGCTTGTTGCAGGGAAACTTTGTGCCACCAGGTTCAGCTGGTGATGCAATGAAGGTAGAAAACTTGCCTGATATGCACCCCTTATTGCTGGCACATGTTGGAATATCATCAAACAAAAGCATTGCACAATCGAGATCAGAAATGCCAGCTACAGTTACTGCAAGCAAAGGCATAAAAGTTTCAAATGCTAACCATACATACACTGAGCATCAACAAAAGCTATGTGAAAAAACCCTGCCAAAGACTTCAGTTTTGAAAGAGCTTATCAGATTAGGAGCTCCCAAGTTCACATCAGATAAGATGTGGAAAGATCTGAGACATCGAAGAGATATGACAGATGTTCGAGTTCTGTTTAGCCAACATTTGGATGACAGTATTATGAAGCAGCAAAAAAAG ATCTTGGCACGTCTCAATATATCTGTTGCATCATGTTCAATGGAGGCCACACATTTCATAGCAGACAAATTTACACGCACAAGGAATATGTTGGAAACAATGGCTCTTGGGAAATTAGTCGTGAATCACTTATGGCTTGAGAGCTGTGGACAAGCCAACTGTTTTATTGATGAGAAAAATTACATTCTGAGGgatatgaaaaaggaaaaggaaatagGCTTTAACATGCCTGTTTCTCTTGCTCGAGCAAGACAGAAGCCGCTCCTAAAG GGTAAAAGAGTCTACATCACGCCACATATTAAACCTGATAAGGAAGTGGTTGCAAGTTTGGTCACAGCTGTTCATGCCCAG GTAGTTGATGAAAGTGAGGTGTGTGCAGACATGAATGATAATGTCTTTGATGATCTGTTGATTCTTTCTTGTGAGGACGACTATGCAATATGCCACCGTTTCCTTAAGAGAG GAACTGCAGTTTACAGTTCAGAGCTTGTTCTGAACGGAATTGTAATCCAAAAATTGGAACTTGAGAG ACACCAACTCTTCATGAATCAAGTTACAAGGAATAACCCAAGTGTGTCGAATCGGTTTGGGAAGATTTACAGAAGGCGTAGAGGCCTTTTTTCTGGACCGTAG